A genomic window from Leptospira broomii serovar Hurstbridge str. 5399 includes:
- a CDS encoding adenylate/guanylate cyclase domain-containing protein codes for MDESWRKVVENEEKIGAYVSNAFRYILLVFFAFQLLANLHTGNAWINGIGISLFTVITVGHSVIIRTCPRWAISVYSYIALVSDFVIISGVLISYTFLASPDNLGFALKNPIQSFFFFPLAFSLVQFRLRLVLLSVMLYYTFYFGFFAYAAYLGKITYAVDWKDYVMGPNLLLADAFTGRPLVYLILAFFFCFGILRTLIMIRRIGEAEAQRSLLSRYFSPGMVTEMMANPDVLTGRRQTATILFTDIRNFTALSENMDPIELGKFLSSIRETLTECVFEFGGTLDKYIGDAVMATFGTPYPSDDPAADAIKALSCGKRMLERLGDFNAKRMANGYPPVSIGIGIHTGEVFSGNIETSQRAEFTVIGDAVNTASRIESLTKNFGKEFLVSEETWKLAGANFNGETLPPIQVKGREKLVTVIAVGI; via the coding sequence ATGGATGAATCCTGGAGAAAGGTGGTCGAGAATGAAGAAAAAATCGGAGCTTACGTATCCAACGCGTTTAGATATATCTTACTCGTATTTTTTGCCTTTCAACTTTTGGCAAATTTGCATACTGGAAACGCATGGATTAACGGTATCGGCATCAGCTTATTCACCGTCATAACCGTTGGACATAGTGTCATCATTCGGACCTGCCCTCGCTGGGCAATTTCCGTTTATTCGTACATTGCTCTCGTGTCGGATTTTGTGATTATTTCCGGCGTATTGATTTCATACACATTCTTAGCGAGTCCGGACAATCTAGGTTTCGCTTTAAAAAATCCCATTCAAAGCTTCTTCTTTTTCCCCCTAGCATTTTCACTCGTACAATTTCGTTTACGCTTAGTCCTTCTTAGTGTAATGCTCTATTATACGTTCTATTTCGGCTTTTTCGCATATGCAGCGTATTTGGGCAAAATCACCTACGCTGTCGACTGGAAAGATTACGTGATGGGACCGAATCTTCTACTGGCTGATGCATTCACAGGCCGCCCTTTAGTCTATTTAATCCTAGCTTTTTTCTTTTGTTTCGGAATATTAAGAACTCTGATTATGATTCGAAGAATCGGAGAGGCAGAAGCTCAGAGAAGTTTACTTTCCCGCTATTTTTCGCCCGGGATGGTTACCGAGATGATGGCTAATCCGGACGTACTCACCGGCAGGAGGCAGACCGCAACTATTCTATTTACCGATATTCGGAACTTTACTGCTCTTTCGGAAAACATGGATCCTATCGAGCTCGGTAAATTTCTTTCATCGATCCGTGAAACATTGACGGAATGCGTTTTTGAATTCGGAGGCACGCTGGACAAATATATAGGAGACGCCGTTATGGCGACGTTCGGAACCCCGTACCCGTCCGACGATCCGGCTGCAGACGCAATCAAGGCTCTCAGCTGTGGGAAACGAATGTTAGAACGCTTGGGTGATTTTAATGCTAAGCGAATGGCAAACGGATATCCGCCGGTAAGCATCGGTATCGGAATTCATACGGGGGAAGTATTTTCAGGAAATATAGAAACAAGCCAAAGAGCCGAATTTACCGTTATCGGAGACGCAGTAAATACTGCCTCTCGAATCGAATCTTTAACCAAGAATTTCGGGAAAGAATTCCTAGTATCCGAAGAAACCTGGAAACTTGCGGGCGCGAATTTTAACGGAGAAACACTTCCACCGATTCAAGTGAAAGGAAGAGAAAAATTGGTCACCGTTATTGCGGTAGGAATATGA
- a CDS encoding DUF5360 family protein, with the protein MPAAEEIQFRKPKGLSEFFLITDIGFILYWGITSIKIIPDEFLFKDYSDPILNAWNWSFLPLDLFISFTGLASLYLFNKRNSVWKNLAILSLGFTIASGIQAISFWIIRGDVSLLWWAPNIYLIFYPLFYVRFLLKN; encoded by the coding sequence ATGCCGGCCGCAGAGGAAATTCAGTTCAGAAAGCCGAAAGGACTTAGCGAGTTCTTCCTCATAACGGATATAGGATTTATTTTATATTGGGGAATCACCTCCATAAAAATCATCCCGGATGAATTTTTATTCAAAGATTATAGCGACCCGATTTTAAATGCATGGAATTGGTCCTTCTTGCCGTTGGATCTTTTCATCTCGTTTACCGGATTAGCAAGTTTATATTTATTTAATAAGCGAAATTCAGTTTGGAAAAATCTTGCGATCCTGTCCTTAGGATTCACGATTGCGTCCGGTATTCAAGCTATTTCGTTTTGGATCATCCGCGGAGACGTTTCACTTTTATGGTGGGCGCCCAATATATATTTAATTTTTTATCCTTTGTTCTATGTTCGATTTTTATTAAAAAATTGA
- a CDS encoding acyl-CoA dehydrogenase family protein, which translates to MIENNYFIENEDLSQQVQSVIDWNEIVDSFEQGFKDQKEFERSGKEELAMAPSSVEEAVEYYKSILESAGEIAGLEIAPKAKEMDAEGLKYSNGKVIFPQTMMECLAKVKEAGILPYSIGRKFGGLGIPATIQAMLMEIFARADGAFAIAIGCMNLAETIERFGSEELVREYVPKMAAGDLCGAMALTEPNYGSDLPNLQTKAIKDPSGTWRITGAKRFITHGCGFGNIPSVILTLARTGSPTSGARGLSFFLVKSSDVQIAGIEKKMGLHCSPTCEVVYENSPGVLIGEEGYGLVRYSMAMMNGARLSIAAQALGIGTAAYYEAKKYAEEREQFGKKIQDIPAVRKMLESMDREIVAMRAILQEASRSIDLYHWKSEHLKETGMDEREIKKDETIRKWEKLANLFTPLSKYYITEQANKIAYDGLQIHGGAGYTYDYDISRIVRDVRITNIYEGTTQLQIVAAIGGVVSGLSPKGHLRQYLDEEIANFPSSALLSKVKEKLETNYGLYTSLESGEDKDEVAFELVESAARTVNGLLLERGANKLSGKRKETRLALANGYNLDSIAILESNRIRIQNKKR; encoded by the coding sequence ATGATCGAAAATAATTACTTTATTGAGAACGAGGATTTATCGCAACAAGTCCAGTCAGTAATTGATTGGAATGAAATAGTAGACTCATTCGAACAGGGATTTAAAGACCAAAAAGAATTCGAGCGCTCAGGTAAAGAGGAATTGGCGATGGCACCAAGTTCCGTCGAAGAGGCCGTGGAATATTATAAATCCATATTAGAGTCCGCGGGTGAAATTGCCGGTCTTGAAATAGCACCAAAAGCAAAGGAAATGGATGCAGAAGGTTTAAAGTATTCCAATGGTAAAGTTATCTTCCCGCAGACCATGATGGAATGCCTCGCAAAAGTGAAGGAGGCCGGTATTTTACCGTATTCAATCGGACGAAAGTTCGGAGGATTAGGAATTCCAGCCACCATCCAAGCGATGCTTATGGAAATTTTTGCCCGAGCGGACGGTGCATTCGCAATCGCAATCGGTTGCATGAATTTAGCGGAGACGATTGAGCGCTTCGGATCGGAGGAATTGGTCCGGGAATATGTTCCTAAGATGGCAGCCGGAGACCTTTGCGGTGCGATGGCTTTAACCGAACCTAACTACGGTTCCGATCTTCCCAATCTGCAAACCAAGGCAATCAAAGACCCTTCCGGAACATGGAGAATCACAGGAGCGAAAAGATTTATCACTCATGGTTGCGGTTTCGGTAATATTCCTTCGGTAATTCTAACTCTTGCAAGAACCGGTAGTCCGACGAGCGGAGCGAGAGGACTTTCTTTTTTTCTAGTAAAAAGCAGCGATGTTCAGATCGCCGGGATAGAAAAGAAGATGGGGCTTCATTGTTCTCCGACCTGCGAAGTAGTCTATGAGAACTCGCCGGGAGTTCTTATCGGAGAGGAAGGCTACGGTTTAGTACGATATTCGATGGCAATGATGAACGGGGCAAGACTTTCCATCGCGGCTCAAGCCCTAGGAATCGGAACTGCGGCTTACTACGAAGCGAAAAAATACGCCGAAGAGCGCGAGCAATTCGGAAAGAAAATTCAGGATATTCCTGCCGTCAGAAAAATGTTGGAATCGATGGATAGGGAAATCGTCGCAATGCGAGCCATCCTGCAAGAAGCTTCCCGATCAATAGATCTTTATCATTGGAAATCCGAACATCTCAAAGAAACCGGAATGGATGAAAGAGAAATTAAGAAAGACGAAACTATTCGTAAATGGGAAAAGCTGGCAAACCTCTTCACTCCCCTCTCGAAATACTACATCACGGAACAAGCCAACAAAATCGCATACGATGGATTGCAAATACATGGAGGTGCCGGCTATACCTATGATTACGACATTTCTAGAATCGTACGGGATGTGCGAATCACCAATATTTACGAGGGGACAACGCAATTACAAATAGTCGCAGCGATCGGCGGAGTTGTTTCAGGCTTAAGCCCAAAAGGACATTTAAGGCAGTATTTGGACGAGGAAATCGCAAACTTCCCTAGTAGCGCGCTGCTTTCCAAAGTAAAAGAGAAATTAGAAACCAATTACGGTTTATATACTTCCCTCGAAAGCGGAGAAGATAAAGACGAAGTTGCATTCGAGTTGGTCGAGTCCGCCGCCAGAACCGTTAACGGACTCCTGCTTGAAAGAGGAGCGAATAAACTTTCCGGAAAACGAAAGGAAACTCGCCTCGCTTTAGCAAACGGTTACAATTTAGATAGCATAGCAATCTTGGAAAGCAACCGGATTCGGATTCAAAATAAAAAACGATAA
- the lipL32 gene encoding major surface lipoprotein LipL32 produces MKKSLILMVSAILASFTACHGGLPSLKSSIPLPDTGLSAPSVPGVAAPKPMLGYSETVNYWGFIKPGQKSDGIVDGNKKAYYLYVWVPAAVAEIGVRMISPTGEIGEPSSSDIVSDSFKAATPEEKSMPNWFDTWVRVERMAAIMPDQIEAASKKPAVQKLKDDDDGDDTYHEERHAKYNSLTRITIPNIPKSLDELKNIDTKKLLVRGLYRIAFTTYKPGEVKGSFVATVGVLGVPGTPGLSPIVHSNPVELEKQAIAAEEALKKALSGAKK; encoded by the coding sequence ATGAAAAAGTCTTTGATTCTTATGGTTTCTGCAATTCTTGCGAGCTTTACTGCTTGCCATGGCGGATTACCATCCCTTAAAAGCTCCATCCCACTCCCAGACACCGGACTTAGCGCTCCGTCAGTTCCGGGTGTTGCCGCTCCAAAACCGATGTTAGGTTATTCTGAAACTGTTAACTACTGGGGATTCATTAAGCCTGGTCAAAAAAGTGACGGAATTGTAGACGGAAATAAAAAAGCATATTATCTATATGTTTGGGTTCCTGCTGCAGTTGCTGAAATCGGTGTTCGTATGATTTCTCCTACCGGTGAAATCGGAGAGCCAAGTTCTTCAGACATCGTGAGTGATAGCTTCAAAGCTGCAACTCCAGAAGAAAAAAGTATGCCGAACTGGTTCGATACTTGGGTCCGTGTTGAGCGTATGGCAGCAATTATGCCAGACCAAATCGAGGCCGCTTCTAAAAAACCAGCTGTTCAAAAACTGAAAGATGATGATGACGGCGATGACACTTACCATGAAGAGCGTCACGCAAAATACAACTCTCTAACTCGGATCACCATTCCGAATATTCCAAAAAGCTTGGACGAGTTGAAAAACATCGACACTAAAAAACTTTTAGTTCGCGGTTTATATAGAATCGCTTTCACCACCTACAAACCAGGTGAAGTGAAAGGATCGTTCGTTGCTACGGTCGGTGTTTTAGGTGTTCCAGGAACTCCAGGACTTTCTCCGATTGTTCACTCCAATCCTGTTGAATTAGAAAAGCAAGCTATTGCCGCAGAAGAAGCTCTTAAGAAAGCTCTTTCTGGTGCTAAAAAATAA
- a CDS encoding DUF962 domain-containing protein has translation MSQETNYTTLGEFWPFYLREHSNKLNRILHFIGTSIALGWIISAVAFLNPWYLLGALFSGYLFAWIGHFFVEKNRPATFTYPIKSFLSDWRMFFYTITGQLGKELQKAGVK, from the coding sequence ATGTCTCAAGAAACTAATTATACAACACTCGGAGAATTTTGGCCGTTCTATTTGAGAGAACATTCCAATAAATTGAATCGTATCTTGCACTTTATCGGTACCTCGATCGCATTGGGATGGATAATATCCGCGGTTGCTTTTTTAAATCCTTGGTATTTGCTCGGAGCGTTATTTAGCGGTTATTTATTTGCTTGGATCGGACATTTCTTTGTAGAGAAGAACCGTCCGGCGACGTTTACGTATCCTATAAAATCTTTTTTAAGTGATTGGCGTATGTTCTTCTACACCATTACCGGCCAATTGGGGAAAGAATTACAAAAGGCCGGAGTGAAGTAG
- a CDS encoding oxidoreductase, whose protein sequence is MKHRIAIVAGGTGLVGSQLVRELLLDADWDKVYMIVRKPLSWSHPKLEPILVDWDHFQDIPKGVTDAFSALGTTIKQAGTRENFRKVDFEYAISFAKAAKSNGVRGFSLVSSLGADSESIVFYNKVKGEVEREISKLGFEYLGIFRPSLLEGDRKEFRIGEKIGAILAIFLNPILIGPLRKYRSIEGSVVAKAMLNAAWADLKGNIIIDSDKIQELGSSNVRAKISEVLKKEV, encoded by the coding sequence ATGAAACATCGTATCGCGATCGTTGCCGGTGGAACCGGCTTAGTCGGAAGTCAATTGGTACGAGAACTTTTGCTTGATGCAGATTGGGACAAGGTTTATATGATCGTTCGTAAACCCTTATCTTGGTCGCATCCGAAGTTAGAACCGATACTTGTGGATTGGGATCATTTTCAAGATATTCCGAAAGGCGTTACCGATGCATTCTCCGCATTAGGGACAACGATTAAACAAGCTGGAACTCGAGAGAATTTTCGGAAGGTTGACTTTGAGTATGCGATTTCCTTTGCCAAGGCGGCTAAATCTAACGGGGTGAGGGGATTTTCCCTGGTTAGCTCCTTAGGCGCCGATTCGGAATCAATCGTATTTTATAATAAAGTAAAAGGCGAGGTGGAGCGGGAAATCTCCAAATTAGGATTCGAATATCTAGGTATTTTCCGACCTTCTCTATTGGAGGGGGATCGAAAGGAATTTAGAATAGGCGAAAAAATCGGGGCAATACTCGCAATATTCTTAAATCCGATTTTAATCGGACCTTTGAGGAAATATAGGTCAATAGAAGGATCGGTAGTCGCTAAAGCGATGTTAAACGCTGCCTGGGCGGATTTAAAAGGTAATATCATAATCGATTCCGATAAAATTCAAGAATTAGGTTCCTCGAACGTTCGGGCTAAAATATCGGAAGTTTTGAAAAAAGAAGTTTAG